From the genome of Streptomyces sp. S4.7:
CTCCGGCGCCCGCTGGGATTGCTCCCCGAGGCGCCCTTCCGCTGTCCGCGCCTTCGCACCGAGCCGCCCGATCCTCGGTGCCGCACAGCTCTCCCCAGTGACACCCGCAACTCGCGCCCGCGCCCCACCCCGCGACGTCCCGGCGTGCCGTCGGCACCTCCACGGTGGCCGCCGGCCGGCGGCCGGGCCGTACCTTCGAGAGGATCCCCTGTGAAGCTGAGCGAATTGCTCGCCGGGCACGACCACGAGATTCTGCAGGGCGACCCCGGTACGGTCATCACCGCCGGAACCTGCTTCGACGCCCACCGGGTGTCACCCGGCTCCCTGTTCATCGCGGTTCCCGGCCACCGCGAGGGCGGCCCCGAATCCGTCGGCCCCGCGATCGCGCGCGGCGCCGTCGCCGTGCTCGTCGACGGGGCGACGGCCGATCTGCCGGTCGTGGCATGGATGTCCGACCCGGCCGTCTGCGTCGTACGGGTTCCGGACACCCGTACCGCGGCCGCCGTTGTCGCCTCCCGCTACCACAACGATCCCGGCCTCGCGATGGACATGGTCGCCGTCACCGGTACCAACGGGAAGACCTCCGTCTCGTACATGGTCGAATCCGTGCTGCGGATCGCCGAGCACGCCGTCGTCGGTGTCATCGGCACGGCGGGCAGCCGCATCGGGGACGAACTGATCCCCATGCCCCGCTCGGTCCTCACGACCCCGGAGTCCCCCGACTTCCAGTACCTGCTCGGTGTCATGCGGGACCGCGACGTGAGCACCGTGGTCCTGGAGGCCACGTCCATGGGGCTGTTGACGCACCGGGTCGACCACTCGTACATCGACGTCGGCATCTTCACCAACCTCACCCAGGACCACCTGGACGACCACGGCACGATGGCGAACTACCGGGACGCCAAACTCCGGCTGTTCCAGGGGCTCTGCCGACGGGCCGTGGTGAACGTGGACGACGCGGTGGGCGCCGGGATCGGTGCGCTCATGCCGGGCGCGGTGACCACGTACGCCCTGGACGCCGAAGCCGACTACCGGGCCACCGACCTCACGATGGACGCCTTCGGTACGCGCTTCACCCTGCACCACGCCGGGCGCAAGTACCCGGCGGCGATTCCCGTACCCGGCCGGTTCTCCGTCGCCAACGCGCTCGCCACCGTCGCCGCCTGCCATCTCCTCGGGCACGACCTGCGCGGGCTGGTCACGGCGCTCGACACGATGCCGCCGGTCCCCGGGCGCTTCGAGCGCTTCGAGACGCCGCGCGGCACATCCGTCATCGTCGACTACGCGCACTCCCCGGACTCGCTCGACAAGGTGCTGAGCACCATCCGTGACTTCGCCACCGGGCAGGTCATCACCGTGTTCGGCTGCGGCGGCGACCGTGACATCACCAAGCGCGCGGAGATGGGCGAGATCGCGGGTACCCACTCCGACCTGTGCGTGCTCACCTCCGACAACCCTCGCCACGAGGACCCCGAGGCGATCCTCGACCAGATCACGCCCGGGCTCGCGGCCACCGGCACCCGCTTCGAGCGATACGCCGACCGCCGCGCCGCAATCGAGTTCGCGCTGTCCGCGGCGGGCGAGAACGACATCGTCCTGATCGCGGGGAAGGGGAGCGAGCCGTACCAGACCGTCGGCGACAGACTGATCCCGTTCAGCGACATGGCGACCGTGCGTGAACTGGCCGCCGTACAGGGTTGATCGCGGTACGGGACCGACAGCCCGGCGTCCGGACCGGGCGGGGGATCAGGGCAGCGGTTCGGCCATGGCGCTCAGATGGATACCGACGAGCCGCCACCCGTCCCCGGCCCCGTTCCCGTCGCCTTCTCCGGCTTTCGCGAGGAACTGGGTCGCGCGGAAGCGTCCGTCGGCGTCCCTGCCGTCGACGATGCTCTGCTGACACTGCACCCCGATGGCCACCGCGGCGTCGCCGTGCCGGCGTACTTCGACCTCCTTCCAGTCGAACGAGTCGTGGATGAGGTCGCCCGAGGCGTACCGCTCCAGCCAGCGCTCCTTGTCGAGGATGAGTCCGCGCGGACCGACCCCGCGGAAGTCGTCCGCGAGCAGCCGGTCCAACATGTCGATGTCACCGTGCAGTTCGGCCTTCGCCCACCGTCGTCCGAACTCGGCCAGCTCCCTGTCCATCCGCCATCTCCCCGTCCGCCACGAGTGCTCCGTCGCCCCAGACTCCACCGGTACGGCTCACGGCGCATCGGCTCGCCGGACGGTCCGCGACTACTGCGCGGGGAGTACCTGGGGAGTGCGGGGAGGAAAGTGCTACCACCGGTGTAGACGCACGCTTGTGCGGGTGAGCTTCACGGCCGTGTTCGGCGGGGCCGCCGAGCCGGCTCTGCCGACCGGGGACGCGGTGGAGCCGTTCGTCGATGTCGACGACGTCGCGGATGTCGCCGTCGCGGCGCTCACCGACGACCGGCACATCGGCGGACGTACGAGCTGTCCGGACCCCGGCTGGTCGGCTTCGCCGAGATCGCCGGCGAACTGTCCGGGGTCACCGGCCGGGAGATCGCCTACGCACCGGTCACGCTTGAGGAGTACCGCGACCTCCTCCTCTCGGTGGGCGCCCCCGCCGACTTCGCCGACCTGTTCGAGCTGATCAACGACGGGCGCAACGCGCACCTCGTGCACGGCGTCGAAGAAGCCCTCGGCCGTGAGCCCAGGGACTTCACCTACTTCGCCGCGGACGTCGCGCGCACCGGCGTCTGGCGGCTCTGAACCCGCCGTATCGATGATTCCGCGCGCCGGGTGGCGTGGGGTGCGGCACGCTGGGGGTATGGACGCGAGCTCAGACGAGGCATTCGACGACGCGGCGGCCCGGCGGCTGCTGGAGGTCGGGAAGCGTGAGGAGGAACTCCGCGAGGAGTTCCGGGTGGACGGCCCCGAGTGGGAGCGGACGTCCGTCTCCCACTACACGGCCTACGCCGCCATGATTCACGAGGAGGGCGGCTGGCGGCAGTTGTTCCCGGCCGTGCCCTTCGAGGAGGAGGCACGGCTCGATCTCGGCGCCGTGCTGCGTGCGCGAGGCGCGCACGCGGGGGAGTTCGCCGGCCGTTTCGGCCGGGCGGCCGACGTGGTGGAACGTGGTGAGGACCAGGTGATCATCGCGGAGGACGTCTTCCGGATGGTACGGGTCGAGCAGACGGTCATCATGACGAGTCACGGGCCGCAGACCCCCCGGGCCGGCGACCGGGAGTTCCCCGACGAACTGGACGAGCGGCCCGGGGCCGGTGACTGACCTCCGGGACATCGGGGAGCGAGTGCGCCGTCCCGCCCGGACGGGGGTGGGGCGGGACGGGCCACCGCTTCGCTGACACAGCGTCAGCAGCCTTGCCGTGCGACCGGTTCGGCGGCGGAGGTCACCAGGTCCTCGGTGGCACCGGGGAGCCACTCAGGCTTCCGGTCGCCGGTGCGGCCCGAGTCCCCCGTACCGACACCCACGTCCACCGCTTCGGACAGCGGCGGCAGGGATACGTCCGGCCAACGGGCCGACCCGGCGGGGCCCTTCCCCGAGACGGAGGCGTGGGCGAATCTCACGGCCCGGGTCCGGCGTGCTGCCGCGGCACCGCCTTCTCGGGAGCCAGCGGGTCGGGCGCCCGCGTGGCCTCGTCCGACGACTTCCACGGGTTCTCGACGGTCATCACCTCGCCGTTCCACCGGTAGCGGGTGGTGACGCGGCCGTTCCGACCCGTCGACGTGAGGATCAGGTCCGTACCCAAGGTCTCGCCGGTGAGTTCCTCCGGCCCCCAGTTGATCAGCACCGGCCGCACGGTGTCGCCCGACGCCCGGTAGACCTGAACGAGGGTCAGCCCGGAGAACGGTTCGTCCAGCGCCACCACCAACTCGTCCCGGCCGTCGGCCGTCAGATCGCGGTACACGGCGTCGCGCAGACCGCACTCGGCCCCCGGGCAGTTCCCGAGCGCGACCCGTACGAACCGAGGCACGTTGGGGTCCTTCGCCAGCAACTCCCGCACCGGCACATCCCTCAGCCCGCCCGCCGGCACCCTCACGTCGCGCACCGCCGGGTACGGCTCGACGGACAGGTCGGCGTTCCCGTCCGTCGGCGGCGCGTGGTCCGGCCACAGCGGCGCCGATCTGAGCGGCGGCGGCAGCCTGGGCGCCGGACCGTCGTCCCGTGCCCCCGTCTCGGCGGCGCAGCCCGCCGAGAGGGCCGCGGCGACGGCCAGAGCGGTGAGGACGACGGGCCGCCCGGGAAGCGAGAAGTCGAAGCGGGGGAGACGGCGCATAGACAGATCAGCGTACCGGGGCGGGTACGGCGGGACTTGTGCGCGTCCGCCGGGGCGCCGGCCGCAGAGACCGGGTGGGCGGGGTCCTGAACACGCCGGTGGAGATGCCCGTATCCCTCTGTGCACCTCCGCCCCCGCCATGTCGAGGAGACCAGCCCATGAACGAGTACATCAATCTGCAAGCCCTCCCGGACGGTGAGGCCGAACTCCGTCTCGTCGTCCGTCTTCAGTGGGAGGACGTCGCCGCGCTCGGGCAGGAGGCCGGCCGGCTGGCACACCAGATGCAGCGCCCCGTGAGTCTCGACGAGGCGGTCAGCCACCGGCTGCGCGGTCGCTCCGCCGCACACGCCAAGCCCCCGCAGGATCCGGGCCGGCCCGTCGGGGCGCCACCCGCCCCGGTGTCCTCGCTCGCGGGCCGCACGCCGGGCGAACACGCCCGCCAGGCGATAGAGAAGATCAACGGGCCCGAATCGGCTTGAGTCTCCACCCGCTGGAAGCCGCAGACTCGGTCGCATGAACGACGACGGTCCGAACAAAGACGGTCTGAACGAGCTCACCATCGGGCGGCTGGCCCGCCGCACCGGCATGTCGGTGCGGACCATCCGCTACTGGTCCGACCTCGGGGTGCTGCCCCCGGTCGGCCGCTCGCCCGGTGGCTACCGGCTGTACGACGCCGAATCCGTGGCCCGGCTCGAACTCGTGCGCACGCTGCGCGAGTTGGGCCTCGGACTCGACGACGTGCGGCGGGTCCTCGCGGGCGAGACGAGTGTCGCCGAGGTCGCGGCGGTGCATGTGGCCGCCCTCGACGCGCGGATCCGTGCCCTCAAGGTGAGCAGGGCCGTCCTGTCGTCCGTCGCGAAACGGGATTCCACGACCGAGGAGACAGCACTCATGAACAGACTGGCCCGTCTCTCCGCCGACGAGCGCAGGCGCATCATCGAGGACTTCATGGAGGAGGTCTTCGGAGGTCTCGACATCGACGACGAACTGCGCGGCCGGCTGCGGCACGCCTCCATCGACCTGCCGGACGACCCGGCTCCCGACCAGGTGGACGCCTGGATCGAGCTGGCCGAACTGCTCCAGGACCCCGAATTCCGCGCCGGGATGCGGACGATGATGCGGCTCAACGCGCCGCTGCCGGGCACCGGCGAAGCGCCGCCCGGCGCCTCCATCTGGTTCGCGAGGCAGGTCGTCGAGGTCGTCGGCGAGGCCCGGGAACGCGGGGTCGAGCCCACCGGACCGAAGGCCGCCCGGGTCCTTCACGACCTGTTCGGGGACGCCGACCCGGCCGGGGTGCTGCTGCGCCTGGAGGCCGGTTCGGCGGCGGGCGCCGTACGGTACCGGCAGCTCGTCGCGCGGGTGCGTGGACGGGAGCCGCGGCCCGCGCACACCGGCGAGTTCGCCTGGCTGGTCACGGCGCTGCGCGCGGAGACCGTCGGCTGACGGATCACACGGTACGGTCCACCGCCCCGACGGCCGGTCCGCGCGGGACCCGGCGGCCGGTGCCCGCCCGGCACGGCTCACACCCGGCGGCGACGGTCCCGTGGAGGGTGTCGCCGAGGTGGGCGAGGCGTTCGGCGACGGTGTCGACGGTGGGGTGGTCGATGTGTCCGGCGAGGCGGCCGTCGGCGAGGAAGATCACGGTGTCGGCGTAGGAGGCGGCGACGGGGTCGTGGGTGACCATGACGACGGTGCGGCCGTGGACGCGGACGGTCTGCTGGAGCAGGAGCAGGACGTCGCGTGCGCGCGACCACATTGGGCGTACGACCCGAGTCACCGGTGTCGCTGACTACACCCCTACTCTGGATCCCGACCCGTAGGGAGTGTGGACCCGTGCCCGACTGGCTGTTTCCCCTCGCGTTCGCCGTCGTCGGCGCCGCCGTCTTCGTCATCGGCTTCGTCGGCCTCCGGCGCTCCTTCGCCCTGCGGCGCGAGGGCGTCCGGGCCGAGGGCCGGGTCGTCAGGCTGGAGACGACCACCGACGGGCAAGGAGGCTCGGTCCACCGTCCGGTGGTCGGCTGGGTCACCGAGGACGGCCGCCGCATGGAGGTGGAGTCCCCTTACGGGCGCTCCTGGGTGGGCAGGTTCCGGCCCGGCAGCCCGGTCCGGATCCGCTACGACCCGCGGCGCCCCGAGCGGATGCGGATCGACGGCTACGGGCACGGTGTGCAGGTGGTGTTCATGCTGGTCGGCACCGCGTTCATGGCGGGCGGGATCTCCGTGGCGCTCCGGCTGACGGGGTGAGGAGACCGGCCCGTCAGCCTTCCGGCTACGTACGCTGAACGCCATGGACGTGCTGACGGACCTGCTGGACGGCGTACGGGCGCGCGGCGCCGTGTTCAGCCGTACGGTCATGACGGCGCCGTGGTCGCTGCGGTTCGCCTCCGGCGCGCCGCTGACGCTCGCCACGGTGCTGCGCGGCCAGGCGTGGCTCGTTCCCGCCGAGGACGACGCGGTGCGCGTACGAGCCGGGGACATCGCGCTCGTCCGGGGCTCTGCGCCGTACACCGTCGCCGACGACCCGGACACTCCGCCACGCGTACTGATCGACCGGGCCGACTACTGCGGCCTGAGCGATCCTGCCGTCGTCCCCGACGGCGGCACCGTGCTGCTCAGCGGCGCGTACGACAACCCGGGCGGCGTCAGCGAACGGCTGCTCCGCGCGCTCCCGCCCGTGCTGGTCATCCCGGACGCCGACTGCCACTCGCCGATGCTCGCGCTCGTCACCGCCGAGCTGACCCGCGAGAGCCCCGGTCAGCAGGCCGTCCTCGACCGGCTGTTGGACCTGCTGCTCATCTCCGCGCTCCGGGGCTGGTTCGACCGGCCGGGGACATCGGCGCCGCCCTGGTACCGGGCGGCGGACGACCCGGTGGTCGGACAGGCCCTGCGACTGCTCCACGACCGTCCGGCCGATCCGTGGACGGTCGCGAAGCCGGCGGCCGGGGCGGGAGTCTCGCGCGCCGCGCTGGCCCGCCGCTTCACCGCGCGGATCGGTGAGCAGCCGATGACCTACCTCACCGGCTGGCGCATCTCGCTCGCCGCCGACCTGCTGCGCGGTACGGACGACACGGTCGGCGCCCTCGCCCGGAAGGTCGGCTATGCCAACACCTTCGCGCTGAGCGTCGCCTTCAAGCGCCTGCGCCGGATCACGCCGAGCGAGCACCGGGCCGCCGTCACCGGCACCCGGAGGGCGTCGACGGGGCGGCAGTAGCATGGAGGATTGATCAACCGACCGACGCTGTCCTCGTACCGAGGACGAGGAAGGTGGCGGCCCATGCGGGTGCTCTGGTTGTACGCCCACCCCGATCCGCGCTCGCTGAACGGCGCCCTGCGCGACGAGGGAATCGCCGTGCTCCGTGAACACGGGCACGAGGTGGTCGAGTCCGACCTGTACGCCATGGAGTGGAACCCGGTGGTGGGGCACGGCGACTTCCACCACGACCCCGACGAGCGGCTCGATGTCCTCACCGAGTCCCAGAGCGCCCTGGAGAACGGCACGCTGAGCGAGGACATCCGCGCGGAGCAGGAGAAGCTCCTGTGGTCCGACACCCTCGTCGTGCAGTTCCCGCTCTGGTGGTTCGGCCCGCCGGCGATCCTCAAGGGCTGGTTCGACCGGCTGTTCATCCAGGGCTTCGCGCAGGGCGTCCTCGACCCCGGGACCGGCCGGGCGCAGCGTTACGGCAGCGGCGGACTGGCCGGCAGGCGGGCGCTGGTGCTGACGACGGTCGGCGCCAACGCGGCGACGACCGGACCGCGTGGTATCCACGGCGACATCAACGAGGTGCTGTTCCCGCTGCTGCACGGCACGTTGTGGTACCCGGGAATGACGGTCGTGCCCCCGCTCGTCGTCAACGGAGCGGTCAAACTGGCCGGGGCGGAGTACAAGACGGCCGTGGACCGGTTGCGGCAGCGGCTGCTGACGCTGCCGGAGACCGAGCCGATCCCGTACCGCAGCCAGAACGGCGGCGACTACGACGAGCATCTGATCCTGCGCCCGGACCGGGCACCCGGCGAGGTGGGCATCCACATCCACCACGTCGCCGGCGGTGTGGACGAGCGGTGCGAGCGCACCGGCGGCGACGACGAGGCGGACAGGTAACGGCGACGAGGGGCACCGCCGATGACGGCGGTGCCCCCCACGCTTGCCTCAGGAGCCGGTTCAGCAGCTGAGATTGCCACCCGGATCCACGCCGAGGATTCCGGCGAATTGCCGGTAGCTGTCAATGCGGCTCTGCACCTGGGCGGGGTTTCCGCCGTTGCACTCGATGCTGCCGTTGATGCTGCGGATCGTCTCCCCGAATCCGGCGCCGTTCACCATGGCATTGTGCGGAGTCATGGTGCCGGGACCGCTCTGGGTGTTCCAGTACCAGAGGCCGGTCTTCCACGCGACCGCGGAATCGTTCTGCACGAGGTCGGGGTTGTTGAGCAGATCGATGCCCAACGCGTCCCCCGCCGCCTTGTAGTTGAAGTTCCAGCTGAGCTGGATGGGTCCGCGGCCGTAGTACTTGTCATTGCCCGCCGGGCAGCCGTAAGGCTGTGAAGCGTCGCAGTAATGCGGGTAGTTGGCCGTGTTCTGTTCGACCACATGCACGAGTCCACCGGTCTCGTGACCGACGTTGGCCAGGAATGCAGCGGCCTCCTGCTTACGTACGGTGTCGCTGCCCGTCCCGGTGAATCCCGGGTACGCGCTGAGCGCGGCGTTCAGCCCGCCGTAGGTGTAGAAGGAATTCCTGTTCGGGAACATCTGGTTGAACTGCGACTCGCTGACGATGAAGTCGGCCTTGCCCTCTTCCGCCGCGGACGACATGGGGGCGAGCGAGGTCAGGGAGAGAGCGGCGGCCGATGCTGTGGCGGCGAGCAGGCCGATGAGGCGCTTACGCAAGGGATTCACTCCTCAAAAGGGCCTCGGAACGCGCCGCGGCCCAGGTGTGGGGGGTGGGTGGAACGGCGCCGGTGAGCCCCTTCTGGCAGATCAGGGGCTCACCGACGCGAGGATCGGACACGGTCCGGAGCAGGGAGGCGCGCCGGTGGAAGACGTACGATCGGTGAGTGATTCTTCGGCGGAGGGATCGTGGTTACCGGCCCCGCGGGAGAATTCGTCAGCCGCCGATGTTCACGTCGATGCACGCGTAGAACGCGTTCACTGTGTCCGCGATGTTCCAGACCGCGAGAATCTCCTGCTTGCCCGACAGGCCGCCGAAGTTGACGTTGTGGGTGACCGTCGCGCCGGGCTGCGCGCCGCCGTCGTTGAATTCCGCGACCTTCTGGCCGCCGACGAAGTACTGCCACGTGCTGGTGGCGTGTCGGGCGGTGATCTTCCAGTTGAAGTTCTGGCTGGAGCCGATCGGCGTCACCGCCCAGCCCTTGTTGTCGTCGTCCAGTTCGGAGAAGCGGGAGTTCCCGCCGCTGCAACTGGTCAGGCCCTTCGGGCCTTCCACGCTCTGGGGCTCGTACTTGATGTCACCGCAGCTTACGGTTCCGGCGGCGCACTGCGCCTGCCTGCTCGGCGGGTCCGAGATGTAACCGTGGGCGCTCGCAGACCCCGCGGGAAGGCTTATCGCGACGATCGGCGCAATCACCGCACCGAGGGCGACGGCCATCTTCCTTTTCGAATGCATGCGTTACTCCTTCACATCAGGTCTTCCCGGGCGTACCGGTCCGGGGGGGACACGATTACGCTCGGGCCGGCCTCTCAGGGGTGGGGCCAAGAGGCGCGAAGGGCCGTGGCGAGGAGCCTCGTCCGAAGGCACTGGATAGCGCGTGCATTCGGCAAAGGTCTTTACCACTTGGACTAGACCATACAGGCCGTCGCGTTCACGTCAAGAGTCCTGTGTGAACGATCAGTTGGACCGCTCCCGCGCCACGGTCCGGACCGGTCGGCCGGGCGAAGTCGGCGCTCGGACTGCTCCGGAGCAGCCGGACTCCGCGTTGTGTGCGGCATGCGAGGGGCCGCCCGCCGGGGGCGCGGCTCGCGGCGGACTTGCACGGTCACCGAGCGTGCGAAGTCGTTCCGACCCTTGACATCCCTGGAGTCAAACCGCTTCAGTACTGCCATTACGTTCGAGTTAAACCGGTTTAAACAATCGATGTCGCAGTCGGCGTACCCGCCGTCGCACTCGTCGTCAGCACACTCGTCGTCACAGAGAAGTGAGGGAGGGGCTCCATGGACCGGCGTCCGACGATCGCCGACGTGGCCAAGCGGGCGGGGGTGTCCCGCAGTTCGGTCTCCTTCGCCCTGAACGACCGGCCCGGACTCGCCGAGGAGACCAAGCGGCGCATCCTCGCGGCGGCGCAGGAGCTGGGATGGCGGCCCAGCCGGCCCGCCCAGGCGCTGTCGCGTGGCGTGGCCGGGGCGCTCGGACTCGTACTGGCCAGGGACACCGCGGCGATCGGCGCCGACCCCTTCTTCCCCGCCTTCATCGCGGGCATCGAATCCGTACTCGCCCGCCGCGGCGACGCCCTCGTCCTGCATGTCACCGAGCCCGCCGACGAGGAAGCCACCTACCGCCGCCTCGCCGCCGACCGCCGGGTCGACGGTGTGCTCCTCACCGACCTGCGCGTCGACGACCCGCGCCCGGCGCTGACCCGCGAACTCGGCCTGCCCGCCGTCGTGGTGGGCGACCCCGGCGGGGCGGGCGGACTGTGCGCCGTCGGGCTGGACGACCGGCCCGCCTTCGCCGCCGCCGTACGGCAGCTGGCCGCCCTGGGCCACCGCCGAATCGCGCACGTCGCCGGACCGCAGGAATTCCGTCACGCCCGCCGTCGCCGTGAGTCGTGGGAACTGGCCATGCGGGAGGCCGGACTGCCCGAGGGGCCCGTACTGCCCGGCGGCTTCACCGCGGCGGGCGGCGCCCACGCCACCCGCGAACTGCTCTCACTCGCCCCGGACCGCCGCCCCACCGCCGTGATCTACGCGAACGACCTCTCCGCCACCGCCGGCCTCGCCGTCGCGCAGCGGCTCGGACTGACCGTCCCCGGCGATCTGTCGGTCGTCGGCTACGACGACACGCCGCTCGCCGAGTACACCCACCCGCCGCTCGCCTCGGCCCGCGCCGACGCCCTCGGCTGGGGAGCCGCCGCCGTCCGCGCCCTGGACGAGGTCATCGCGAAGGGGCGGGCCGACGACGTCGCGCTTCCCCCGGCGGAGCTGGTACGGCGCGGCTCGATGGGCCCCGCGCCCGGCGCCGGCGACACCGAAGCCGACGCCCCCGCCCCGAGCACCACGACCGTACGGAGCGAGACGCCATGCTGAGCACATCACGCACCAAGGCCGCGGCCGTCCTGCTCGCGCTCGCCCTCACCGGCACCGCCGCCGCCTGCTCCCGCTCCGGCCCCGACAGCGTGAGCGCGGCCACCGCGCGCGGACCCATCACCGTATGGCTCTCCAACAACGCCCAGGAGGTCGCCTGGGGCGAGAAGATGATCGCGAGCTGGAACAAGGCCCACCCCGACCAGCGCGTCACGTCCCAGCAGATACCCGCCGGCAAGACCTCCGAAGAGGCACTGAGCGCGTCGATCATCGCGGGCAACAGCGCCTGTCTGGTCTTCAACACCTCGCCCGCTTCCGTACCGCAGTTCCAGAAGCAGGCCGGGCTCGTCCCGCTGGACGACTTCCCCGACGGCGCGCAGTACATCGAGTCACGTACCGGCCCCCGCGCCGAGCAGTACCGCTTCGAGGACGGCTCCTACTACCAGCTGCCCTGGAAGAGCAACCCGGTGATGATCCTCTACAACAAGGACATCTTCCGGAAGGCCGGACTCGACCCCGAGAACCCGAAGCTCGCGACGTACGACGAGTTCCTCGACAGCTCACGGAAGATCGTCGGCAGCGGCGCGGCCGAAGCGGCGATCTGGCCCGCGCCGACCTCCGAGTTCTTCCAGTCCTGGTTCGACTTCTATCCGGCCTTCATCGCGGAGACCGGCGGCGAATCCCTCGTCGAGAACGGCGAGCCGCAGTTCGACAGCCCCGCCGGCCGGCGCGTCTTCGACTTCTGGCGAACGATCTACCGGGAGAAACTCGCCCCGAACGAGACCTTCCCCGGCGACGCGCTCGGCGGCGGCAAGACCGCCATGTCGACCGTCGGACCCTGGGCCGTCGCCACGTACAAGGACAGCATCGACTGGGGCGTGGTCCCGGTGCCGACCTCGGACGGCCGCCCCGCCTCCGAGATCTCCACCTTCAGCGACCAGAAGTCCGTCGCGATGTTCAGCGCCTGCGAGAACCGCGCCACCGCCTGGGACCTGA
Proteins encoded in this window:
- a CDS encoding LacI family DNA-binding transcriptional regulator, yielding MDRRPTIADVAKRAGVSRSSVSFALNDRPGLAEETKRRILAAAQELGWRPSRPAQALSRGVAGALGLVLARDTAAIGADPFFPAFIAGIESVLARRGDALVLHVTEPADEEATYRRLAADRRVDGVLLTDLRVDDPRPALTRELGLPAVVVGDPGGAGGLCAVGLDDRPAFAAAVRQLAALGHRRIAHVAGPQEFRHARRRRESWELAMREAGLPEGPVLPGGFTAAGGAHATRELLSLAPDRRPTAVIYANDLSATAGLAVAQRLGLTVPGDLSVVGYDDTPLAEYTHPPLASARADALGWGAAAVRALDEVIAKGRADDVALPPAELVRRGSMGPAPGAGDTEADAPAPSTTTVRSETPC
- a CDS encoding lytic polysaccharide monooxygenase auxiliary activity family 9 protein; protein product: MHSKRKMAVALGAVIAPIVAISLPAGSASAHGYISDPPSRQAQCAAGTVSCGDIKYEPQSVEGPKGLTSCSGGNSRFSELDDDNKGWAVTPIGSSQNFNWKITARHATSTWQYFVGGQKVAEFNDGGAQPGATVTHNVNFGGLSGKQEILAVWNIADTVNAFYACIDVNIGG
- a CDS encoding AraC family transcriptional regulator, which produces MDVLTDLLDGVRARGAVFSRTVMTAPWSLRFASGAPLTLATVLRGQAWLVPAEDDAVRVRAGDIALVRGSAPYTVADDPDTPPRVLIDRADYCGLSDPAVVPDGGTVLLSGAYDNPGGVSERLLRALPPVLVIPDADCHSPMLALVTAELTRESPGQQAVLDRLLDLLLISALRGWFDRPGTSAPPWYRAADDPVVGQALRLLHDRPADPWTVAKPAAGAGVSRAALARRFTARIGEQPMTYLTGWRISLAADLLRGTDDTVGALARKVGYANTFALSVAFKRLRRITPSEHRAAVTGTRRASTGRQ
- a CDS encoding DUF3592 domain-containing protein, whose amino-acid sequence is MPDWLFPLAFAVVGAAVFVIGFVGLRRSFALRREGVRAEGRVVRLETTTDGQGGSVHRPVVGWVTEDGRRMEVESPYGRSWVGRFRPGSPVRIRYDPRRPERMRIDGYGHGVQVVFMLVGTAFMAGGISVALRLTG
- a CDS encoding MerR family transcriptional regulator; its protein translation is MNDDGPNKDGLNELTIGRLARRTGMSVRTIRYWSDLGVLPPVGRSPGGYRLYDAESVARLELVRTLRELGLGLDDVRRVLAGETSVAEVAAVHVAALDARIRALKVSRAVLSSVAKRDSTTEETALMNRLARLSADERRRIIEDFMEEVFGGLDIDDELRGRLRHASIDLPDDPAPDQVDAWIELAELLQDPEFRAGMRTMMRLNAPLPGTGEAPPGASIWFARQVVEVVGEARERGVEPTGPKAARVLHDLFGDADPAGVLLRLEAGSAAGAVRYRQLVARVRGREPRPAHTGEFAWLVTALRAETVG
- a CDS encoding DUF5954 family protein; translation: MDASSDEAFDDAAARRLLEVGKREEELREEFRVDGPEWERTSVSHYTAYAAMIHEEGGWRQLFPAVPFEEEARLDLGAVLRARGAHAGEFAGRFGRAADVVERGEDQVIIAEDVFRMVRVEQTVIMTSHGPQTPRAGDREFPDELDERPGAGD
- a CDS encoding NAD(P)H-dependent oxidoreductase; protein product: MRVLWLYAHPDPRSLNGALRDEGIAVLREHGHEVVESDLYAMEWNPVVGHGDFHHDPDERLDVLTESQSALENGTLSEDIRAEQEKLLWSDTLVVQFPLWWFGPPAILKGWFDRLFIQGFAQGVLDPGTGRAQRYGSGGLAGRRALVLTTVGANAATTGPRGIHGDINEVLFPLLHGTLWYPGMTVVPPLVVNGAVKLAGAEYKTAVDRLRQRLLTLPETEPIPYRSQNGGDYDEHLILRPDRAPGEVGIHIHHVAGGVDERCERTGGDDEADR
- a CDS encoding chitinase; translated protein: MRKRLIGLLAATASAAALSLTSLAPMSSAAEEGKADFIVSESQFNQMFPNRNSFYTYGGLNAALSAYPGFTGTGSDTVRKQEAAAFLANVGHETGGLVHVVEQNTANYPHYCDASQPYGCPAGNDKYYGRGPIQLSWNFNYKAAGDALGIDLLNNPDLVQNDSAVAWKTGLWYWNTQSGPGTMTPHNAMVNGAGFGETIRSINGSIECNGGNPAQVQSRIDSYRQFAGILGVDPGGNLSC
- a CDS encoding nuclear transport factor 2 family protein, which encodes MDRELAEFGRRWAKAELHGDIDMLDRLLADDFRGVGPRGLILDKERWLERYASGDLIHDSFDWKEVEVRRHGDAAVAIGVQCQQSIVDGRDADGRFRATQFLAKAGEGDGNGAGDGWRLVGIHLSAMAEPLP
- a CDS encoding UDP-N-acetylmuramoyl-L-alanyl-D-glutamate--2,6-diaminopimelate ligase, which gives rise to MKLSELLAGHDHEILQGDPGTVITAGTCFDAHRVSPGSLFIAVPGHREGGPESVGPAIARGAVAVLVDGATADLPVVAWMSDPAVCVVRVPDTRTAAAVVASRYHNDPGLAMDMVAVTGTNGKTSVSYMVESVLRIAEHAVVGVIGTAGSRIGDELIPMPRSVLTTPESPDFQYLLGVMRDRDVSTVVLEATSMGLLTHRVDHSYIDVGIFTNLTQDHLDDHGTMANYRDAKLRLFQGLCRRAVVNVDDAVGAGIGALMPGAVTTYALDAEADYRATDLTMDAFGTRFTLHHAGRKYPAAIPVPGRFSVANALATVAACHLLGHDLRGLVTALDTMPPVPGRFERFETPRGTSVIVDYAHSPDSLDKVLSTIRDFATGQVITVFGCGGDRDITKRAEMGEIAGTHSDLCVLTSDNPRHEDPEAILDQITPGLAATGTRFERYADRRAAIEFALSAAGENDIVLIAGKGSEPYQTVGDRLIPFSDMATVRELAAVQG